One genomic segment of Streptomyces sp. NBC_00239 includes these proteins:
- a CDS encoding TetR/AcrR family transcriptional regulator C-terminal domain-containing protein, which yields MAQQPEAGRRAPLNRERVLRAAVALADENGIESLSMRRLAQELGVVPMALYKHVPNKEQLLDGMVDTVIARIDVPEGGTGWKDVVRRRVLSARRALLRHRWAAQVIESRTGPTPAVLEYLDSMIGAFRDGGFSVDLTHHAMHAMGSRLLGFSQELFDDSGNAAPSGGAEELAAGAAMAARYPRIAELAAGAAHDSTSTVGRSCDDQFEFEFALDLILDGLEKLHQRGWTSAGAGAPGAT from the coding sequence ATGGCACAGCAGCCGGAGGCCGGGCGCCGGGCGCCGCTCAACAGGGAGCGCGTACTGCGGGCGGCCGTCGCCCTCGCGGACGAAAACGGCATCGAGTCGCTCAGCATGCGCAGACTCGCCCAGGAGCTGGGCGTCGTGCCGATGGCCCTCTACAAGCACGTCCCCAACAAGGAGCAGCTCCTGGACGGCATGGTCGACACGGTCATCGCCCGGATCGACGTGCCGGAGGGCGGTACCGGCTGGAAGGACGTGGTCCGTCGGCGTGTCCTCTCGGCCCGCCGGGCCCTCCTGCGCCACCGCTGGGCCGCACAGGTGATCGAGTCGCGAACCGGGCCGACCCCGGCCGTGCTGGAGTACCTGGATTCGATGATCGGGGCGTTCCGGGACGGCGGCTTCTCCGTCGACCTCACCCATCACGCGATGCACGCCATGGGCAGCCGGCTGCTGGGTTTCAGCCAGGAGTTGTTCGACGACTCGGGGAACGCCGCCCCGAGCGGCGGGGCCGAGGAGCTCGCGGCCGGGGCGGCCATGGCGGCGAGGTACCCGCGGATCGCCGAACTGGCCGCGGGGGCCGCCCACGACTCGACGTCGACCGTCGGCCGGAGCTGCGACGACCAGTTCGAATTCGAGTTCGCGCTGGACCTCATCCTGGACGGCCTGGAGAAGCTTCACCAGCGGGGATGGACGTCCGCCGGGGCCGGGGCACCCGGGGCGACGTAA
- a CDS encoding helix-turn-helix domain-containing protein: MPIAVDIDVMLARRKMSVGELADRVGITPANLAVLKNGRAKAVRFATLAALCEVLECQPGDLLRWEVEDVAAG, from the coding sequence ATGCCGATCGCCGTCGACATCGACGTGATGCTGGCCAGGCGGAAGATGTCCGTGGGCGAGCTCGCGGACCGCGTCGGGATCACTCCCGCCAACCTGGCGGTACTCAAGAACGGCCGCGCCAAGGCCGTACGCTTCGCGACGCTCGCCGCGCTGTGCGAGGTGCTCGAGTGCCAGCCGGGTGACCTGCTGCGCTGGGAGGTCGAGGACGTGGCGGCCGGATGA
- a CDS encoding DUF2975 domain-containing protein yields the protein MGKLTVAALRAVLVVVLAGTVFVQVMMVWALATDPEDGSLPLTPLRVITMLGMVAAQVALVSVWRLVTMVRRGTVFSHAAFRYVDAVIGAIVAAALLWFAVTAVNAPGQREDPGVTVIMGGVGLAILGVALIVLVLRMLLAQAVARDVEAAQMQAELDEVI from the coding sequence ATGGGAAAGCTGACAGTGGCGGCGCTGCGCGCCGTGCTCGTGGTGGTGCTCGCCGGCACCGTGTTCGTGCAGGTGATGATGGTGTGGGCGTTGGCCACCGACCCGGAGGACGGGTCGCTCCCGCTGACCCCGCTGCGCGTGATCACGATGCTGGGCATGGTGGCGGCCCAGGTCGCCCTGGTCTCCGTGTGGCGACTGGTGACGATGGTGCGACGCGGAACCGTGTTCTCCCACGCCGCCTTCCGGTACGTGGACGCGGTGATCGGCGCGATCGTGGCGGCCGCCCTCCTGTGGTTCGCGGTCACGGCCGTCAACGCGCCCGGCCAGCGGGAAGACCCGGGTGTCACCGTCATCATGGGCGGGGTCGGTCTGGCCATCCTGGGGGTCGCGCTCATCGTGCTCGTGCTGCGCATGCTGCTCGCCCAGGCCGTCGCGCGCGACGTCGAAGCGGCGCAGATGCAGGCCGAGCTGGACGAGGTGATCTGA
- a CDS encoding alpha/beta fold hydrolase: protein MDAIVFGATGFIGRSLVAELLARGQRVAAAVRNDTLTPWLTSQGVDTRRLEIVTADITRPLSGLPEVRDVYNAAARFAFGLGVEEARATNVTGALNVLEWAAALPGLRRLVHISGYRVSGTEGDPDYAGLGAYEASKTEGDLAVRARARALDVPLTIANPSTVIGPGQYIGLGALVEDLWKGRLPALPGGPDTFLPIASIDYFVRFLAEVPEAPAGEHYWVLDDNTPLLPELIRTIADHTGVRAPRRTVPVGLLRRLPRKLTGADPETLAFLSSDRYPTASAHAFAARAGLDMPPAADVLRAWADDLVAARFGAASPWLSPYGFHAVAGSRTWVSGERHRPDHVLLHGLPMNADLWAPLAAHLTGPVLAPDLPGLGRSAPTTRPADAWLADLLSPVKSRPTLIAHSLACGPALRFAVDHPDRIGGLVLISPAFLQAPAPRLTRSALAAPMMRRMSAAQLARVLGVPEGPEVESAAADLRRRGVARRVTAAVRTDVAERRKTRALLDRVTVPVRIVVGSADPLVEPVDHPVAEIAGAGHYPQLTHPSQLARRLGAAPAPTGG, encoded by the coding sequence GTGGACGCGATCGTCTTCGGCGCGACCGGCTTCATCGGCCGCTCCCTCGTCGCCGAACTGCTCGCCCGGGGCCAACGGGTGGCGGCGGCAGTACGCAACGACACCCTCACCCCCTGGCTGACCTCGCAGGGAGTGGACACCCGCCGGCTGGAGATCGTCACCGCCGACATCACCCGACCGCTTTCAGGGCTGCCCGAGGTACGCGACGTCTACAACGCCGCCGCCCGCTTCGCCTTCGGCCTCGGCGTGGAGGAGGCGCGGGCGACCAACGTCACGGGCGCCCTCAACGTGCTCGAATGGGCGGCCGCGCTCCCCGGTCTGCGGCGGCTGGTGCACATCAGCGGGTACCGGGTGAGCGGGACCGAAGGCGACCCCGACTACGCCGGGCTGGGCGCCTACGAGGCCTCGAAGACTGAGGGTGATCTCGCGGTGCGCGCCCGGGCCCGCGCACTGGACGTCCCGCTGACCATCGCCAACCCCAGCACCGTGATCGGGCCGGGCCAGTACATCGGCCTGGGCGCCCTCGTCGAGGACCTGTGGAAGGGCCGGCTCCCCGCGCTGCCCGGCGGCCCCGACACCTTCCTGCCGATCGCCTCCATCGACTACTTCGTGCGGTTCCTGGCAGAGGTCCCCGAAGCGCCCGCGGGCGAGCACTACTGGGTCCTCGACGACAACACGCCCCTCCTGCCCGAGCTGATCCGTACGATCGCCGACCACACGGGCGTACGCGCACCCCGCCGGACCGTCCCCGTCGGCCTGCTGCGGCGCCTGCCGCGCAAGCTGACCGGCGCCGATCCCGAAACGCTGGCCTTCCTGTCGTCCGACCGCTACCCGACCGCCTCCGCCCACGCCTTCGCCGCGCGCGCCGGTCTGGACATGCCCCCGGCCGCCGACGTCCTGCGCGCGTGGGCCGACGACCTCGTGGCCGCCCGCTTCGGCGCCGCATCGCCCTGGCTGAGCCCGTACGGCTTCCACGCCGTGGCGGGCAGCCGCACCTGGGTGAGCGGGGAGCGGCACCGCCCCGACCACGTCCTGCTGCACGGCCTGCCGATGAACGCCGACCTCTGGGCACCCCTCGCCGCCCACCTCACCGGCCCGGTCCTCGCCCCCGACCTGCCGGGCCTGGGCCGCTCGGCCCCCACGACCCGGCCGGCGGATGCATGGCTGGCCGACCTGCTGAGCCCGGTGAAGAGCCGCCCCACGCTGATCGCGCACTCCCTGGCCTGCGGACCCGCGCTGCGCTTCGCCGTCGATCATCCGGACCGCATCGGCGGTCTCGTCCTCATTTCCCCGGCGTTCCTCCAGGCCCCCGCCCCCCGGCTCACCCGCTCGGCCCTGGCCGCGCCGATGATGCGCCGCATGTCCGCCGCGCAGCTGGCGCGGGTGCTCGGTGTCCCCGAGGGGCCCGAGGTGGAGAGCGCCGCAGCGGACCTGCGCCGTCGCGGAGTGGCGCGCCGGGTGACCGCGGCCGTGCGCACCGACGTCGCCGAACGACGAAAGACGCGGGCGCTGCTGGACCGGGTGACCGTCCCGGTGCGCATCGTCGTGGGCTCGGCCGACCCGCTGGTCGAACCCGTCGACCACCCGGTCGCCGAGATCGCCGGCGCCGGGCACTACCCCCAACTGACCCACCCCTCCCAGCTCGCCCGACGCCTCGGCGCTGCCCCCGCTCCGACCGGCGGATGA
- a CDS encoding TetR/AcrR family transcriptional regulator — translation MGQKGTETRDRLLDATQELVETGGYFSAGLNQVIAASGAPRGSLYFHFPGGKDQLVGESVRRAGQAIGDALGGLSDSSASVAEFVDGVLRHLGDRLEESGWRKGCPVATVALEMAATSDPLQEACSEVYASWQEALRARLDGRPDAEDLAVTILALVEGALLLARAHRSRGPLDSVSRQIGTLLS, via the coding sequence ATGGGACAGAAGGGCACCGAGACGCGGGACCGACTGCTGGACGCGACGCAGGAGTTGGTCGAGACCGGGGGGTACTTCAGTGCCGGACTCAACCAGGTGATCGCGGCCAGCGGCGCGCCCCGCGGCTCGCTCTACTTCCACTTTCCCGGCGGCAAGGACCAGTTGGTGGGGGAGTCCGTCCGCCGGGCCGGGCAGGCGATAGGGGATGCCCTGGGGGGCCTGTCCGACTCGAGTGCGTCCGTCGCGGAGTTCGTCGACGGGGTGCTGCGGCACCTGGGCGACCGGCTGGAGGAGTCGGGCTGGCGCAAGGGGTGCCCGGTGGCCACCGTGGCGCTGGAGATGGCCGCCACCAGCGACCCGCTCCAGGAGGCGTGCTCGGAGGTCTATGCCTCGTGGCAGGAGGCCCTGCGTGCGCGACTGGACGGCCGTCCGGACGCCGAGGACCTCGCGGTCACGATCCTGGCCCTGGTGGAGGGGGCGCTGCTGCTGGCCCGCGCGCACCGCAGCAGGGGGCCGCTGGACAGCGTCTCCCGCCAGATCGGCACCCTGCTGAGCTGA
- a CDS encoding DUF3224 domain-containing protein yields the protein MSSVQTTGRFRFADWTEGPVGPADALPRLAEASVRNTFTGGIEAVGTHCRYTLTYLGETSGAFAGLELLAGTLDGRKGAFVLSEHGTFDAQGTHCTIEVVPGSGTGELTGLRGTGHFFSPHSPESVAYTFEYEFPEG from the coding sequence ATGAGCAGCGTGCAGACGACCGGCCGGTTCCGGTTCGCGGACTGGACGGAGGGGCCGGTCGGCCCGGCCGACGCCCTGCCCCGGCTGGCCGAGGCCTCGGTCCGGAACACGTTCACCGGCGGCATCGAGGCCGTCGGCACCCACTGCCGCTACACCCTGACCTACCTCGGCGAGACCTCGGGCGCCTTCGCCGGCCTGGAACTCCTCGCCGGCACCCTCGACGGCCGCAAGGGCGCCTTCGTGCTCTCCGAGCACGGCACCTTCGACGCGCAGGGCACCCACTGCACCATCGAGGTCGTACCGGGCTCCGGCACCGGCGAGTTGACCGGCCTGCGCGGCACCGGCCACTTCTTCTCCCCGCACAGCCCCGAGTCGGTCGCGTACACCTTCGAGTACGAGTTCCCGGAGGGCTGA
- a CDS encoding helix-turn-helix transcriptional regulator: protein MRADRLLTLLLLLQNRGRLTARELAAELEVSVRTVHRDVEALGAAGIPVCADRGPAGGYRLLDGYRTRLTGLTGTEADSLLFVGAPGPATDLGLGADLATARLKLEAALPAALAGRVRRVQDRFHLDAPAWFREADPVPHLAAIAQAVWDQRAVRTDYRRWRGEVRRELHPLGLVLKGGSWYLVARADGAEDPRTYRVSRFRTVDVLPAAFDRPEGFDLAVYWQESARRMEAACLHQTALLRLSPRAQQLLPMQFGSAGARALAGAGGPDADGWVEAELEVEHDQVAVGDLLRLGPEVEVLRPPGLRTAVGQAVAALAEVYGLPAPRP from the coding sequence ATGCGTGCCGACCGACTCCTCACCCTTCTCCTGCTGCTCCAGAACCGCGGCCGGCTGACGGCGCGTGAACTGGCCGCCGAGCTGGAGGTGTCCGTGCGTACGGTGCACCGGGACGTCGAGGCGCTGGGCGCCGCGGGCATCCCGGTGTGCGCGGACCGCGGGCCGGCGGGCGGGTACCGGCTGCTGGACGGCTACCGGACCCGGCTGACCGGGCTCACCGGCACGGAGGCGGACTCACTGCTGTTCGTCGGGGCACCCGGCCCGGCGACGGACCTGGGGCTCGGGGCCGACCTCGCCACGGCGCGGCTCAAGCTGGAGGCGGCGCTCCCGGCGGCACTGGCGGGGCGGGTACGCCGGGTCCAGGACCGGTTCCACCTCGACGCCCCGGCCTGGTTCCGGGAAGCCGACCCGGTCCCCCACCTCGCCGCGATCGCGCAGGCGGTGTGGGACCAGCGCGCGGTACGGACGGACTACCGGCGGTGGCGCGGCGAGGTGCGGCGCGAGCTCCACCCGCTGGGGCTCGTCCTCAAGGGCGGCTCCTGGTACCTGGTGGCGCGGGCCGACGGCGCCGAAGACCCGCGCACCTACCGGGTCTCCCGCTTCCGGACGGTGGACGTGCTGCCCGCTGCGTTCGACCGTCCGGAGGGGTTCGATCTGGCGGTGTACTGGCAGGAGTCCGCTCGGCGCATGGAGGCCGCGTGCCTGCACCAGACGGCACTGTTGCGCCTGTCACCGCGAGCGCAGCAGCTCCTGCCGATGCAGTTCGGCTCGGCGGGCGCCCGGGCACTGGCCGGGGCCGGCGGTCCGGACGCGGACGGGTGGGTGGAGGCGGAGCTGGAGGTGGAACACGACCAGGTCGCGGTCGGCGACCTCCTCCGCCTCGGACCCGAGGTCGAGGTGCTCCGTCCGCCCGGGCTCCGCACGGCCGTCGGGCAGGCGGTCGCGGCACTGGCCGAGGTGTACGGGCTCCCCGCACCCCGGCCGTAG
- a CDS encoding ASCH domain-containing protein, producing the protein MWPRVKGMRALELGSVGAMRERLNSLVLAGEKLATTGLFEEYRTETEGLEYVGEQLALLDNSGEWTATVEITGVEVTSFGEVTWAHAAAEGEGDASLAEWRAGHQRFWAEGGTPVEDGTAVVCLTFRLVETAAPAAG; encoded by the coding sequence ATGTGGCCACGGGTGAAGGGCATGCGGGCGCTGGAGCTCGGGTCGGTCGGGGCGATGCGCGAGCGGCTGAACTCGCTCGTCCTGGCCGGCGAGAAGTTGGCGACGACCGGGCTCTTCGAGGAGTACCGGACGGAGACCGAAGGCCTGGAGTACGTCGGGGAGCAGCTGGCGCTCCTGGACAACTCGGGCGAGTGGACCGCGACCGTCGAGATCACCGGGGTGGAGGTCACTTCCTTCGGCGAGGTGACGTGGGCGCACGCGGCGGCCGAAGGCGAGGGTGACGCCTCGCTCGCGGAGTGGCGCGCCGGCCACCAGCGCTTCTGGGCCGAGGGCGGCACCCCGGTCGAGGACGGGACCGCCGTGGTGTGTCTGACGTTCCGCCTCGTCGAGACCGCTGCGCCCGCGGCCGGCTGA
- a CDS encoding RraA family protein, with translation MDSLKLHLAYLDLTTPHVADALLRLGLPVRQAPSTVRPLWEGVHVVGRALPARHHGSVDVFLEAIEHAEAGDVLVVDNAGRDDEACVGDLVTLEAERAGLAGIVIWGLHRDTHELRGIRLPVFSQGALPAGPQRLDPQGPDSLATARFGSAEVTRGDFVFGDEDGVLFLPLDRAAEIAAQATRIRDTERHQAARMRFGTSLRDQVRFADYRAARDRDGTTFREHLRSIGGAVEE, from the coding sequence ATGGACTCGCTGAAGCTGCACCTCGCGTACCTCGATCTCACGACCCCCCACGTGGCGGACGCGCTCCTGCGCCTGGGCCTACCCGTCCGGCAGGCACCCTCGACCGTACGGCCGTTGTGGGAGGGGGTGCACGTGGTCGGCCGGGCTCTGCCCGCACGCCACCACGGCAGCGTGGACGTGTTCCTGGAGGCCATCGAGCACGCCGAAGCCGGTGACGTCCTCGTGGTCGACAACGCCGGACGTGACGACGAGGCGTGCGTGGGGGATCTCGTCACCCTCGAAGCCGAACGCGCCGGGCTCGCCGGCATCGTGATCTGGGGACTGCACCGCGACACCCACGAGCTGCGCGGCATCCGCCTGCCCGTGTTCAGCCAGGGCGCCTTGCCCGCCGGCCCGCAACGGCTCGATCCGCAGGGACCCGACTCCCTTGCCACCGCCCGGTTCGGCAGCGCGGAAGTCACCCGCGGCGACTTCGTGTTCGGTGACGAGGACGGCGTGCTCTTCCTGCCCCTCGACCGTGCCGCCGAGATCGCCGCGCAGGCGACCCGGATCCGCGACACCGAACGCCACCAAGCCGCCCGGATGCGGTTCGGTACCAGCCTCCGCGACCAGGTCCGCTTCGCCGACTACCGGGCCGCGCGTGACCGGGACGGCACGACGTTCCGCGAGCACCTGCGTTCCATCGGCGGAGCCGTCGAGGAATAG